A window from Heterodontus francisci isolate sHetFra1 chromosome 4, sHetFra1.hap1, whole genome shotgun sequence encodes these proteins:
- the dab2 gene encoding disabled homolog 2 isoform X1: MANMSEPVEINTPSQSETSPTKASKKDKKRGSEKTEESLLARFKGDGVRYKAKIIGIDDVTDARGDQMCQDSMMKLKGIAIAARAQGHHKQRIWVTISLSGIKLIDEKTGVIEYEHTVNRISFIARDVTDNRAFGYVCGAEGQHQFFAIKTAQQAEALVVDLKDLFQLIYNLKKKEEAENRTQDDGKPTENGSPLLNFDDQVSQVKNGIDQMQLFGDMSTPPDIHSPVETEGSSGYLLDLSSPEMDPLNTCVKSDPFCNETTSSLNYFPAPDPNPFKNDPFSELNQSAPSQVDSVKPSDQKDGAVHPFLGDQSVNGTQSGDCISHGFDQLSSLVVTGPKVDSSSWALNGLLGQDTTDPVSKSAPNPFAEISGDPLPAHNGLKPDTPSAANKQMDSLLMQTLDSITLSPPPQSTKGGRGRRNIQLASDNSGSSQFASVTAQPPALPSHGYPLEVFNVPASSRVSPGLPGPSQATPWGQQPPVHTPPGSMPPRPMLGPQPPFGQPNVFGSQPAAVWSQPAPFGAAPASSTWGQPTLAPPSVWGQPVQVYPFGSNPFAPSLPIVQSIAGLTSAVALSPPPPPPRPAPQASPQDTVKPQSNAFTALDPLGDKEKKSVKELFKDFQIAKPPAIPARRSEQSTVPGTSGAFGQYFTSKVGVAQEMADHDDFDINQISPVVTNEVPTALPIQSAPMQNVFPTVGDPFVAPPTPVVPAQQSSDPFGDPFGNPFA; this comes from the exons GATCTGAAAAAACTGAAGAATCTCTCTTGGCAAGATTTAAGGGTGATGGAGTTCGTTACAAAGCCAAAATAATTGGCATTGATGATGTGACAGATGCTAGAGGGGATCAAATGTGTCAGGATTCCATGATGAAACTGAAG GGAATAGCCATAGCTGCTCGTGCACAAGGGCACCACAAGCAGAGGATTTGGGTGACCATATCTCTATCAGGAATCAAACTAATCGATGAGAAGACTGGA gTTATTGAATACGAGCATACTGTGAACAGGATCTCCTTCATTGCTAGAGATGTCACAGACAACCGTGCATTTGGTTATGTTTGTGGTGCAGAAGGCCAGCATCAGTTTTTTGCCATCAAGACTGCCCAGCAG gctgAGGCACTAGTTGTGGATCTGAAGGATCTCTTCCAATTGATATACAACTTGAAAAAGAAGGAGGAAGCAGAGAATCGGACACAA GATGATGGCAAACCCACTGAG AATGGTAGTCCATTGCTGAATTTTGATGACCAGGTATCTCAAGTTAAAAAT ggtattGATCAGATGCAGCTGTTTGGAGACATGTCAACACCCCCTGATATCCACTCCCCAGTG GAAACTGAAGGTTCTTCTGGTTACTTGCTGGACTTGTCCTCCCCTGAAATGGACCCCTTGAACACCTGTGTGAAAAGTGATCCTTTTTGCAATGAGACTACTTCCTCACTCAACTACTTTCCTGCACCTGATCCCAATCCTTTCAAGAATGATCCTTTTTCTGAACTTAACCAATCAGCACCTTCTCAAGTTGATTCTGTAAAACCTTCTGATCAGAAAGATGGAGCTGTTCATCCTTTCCTAGGCGATCAATCTGTCAATGGCACACAGAGTGGAGATTGCATTAGTCATGGCTTTGACCAACTTTCTAGCCTGGTTGTCACAGGCCCAAAAGTTGACTCTTCATCCTGGGCACTGAATGGATTACTAGGGCAAGACACAACTGATCCAGTTAGCAAATCAGCACCCAACCCTTTTGCTGAAATCTCAGGTGACCCACTTCCAGCACACAATGGGTTAAAACCAGACACTCCAAGTGCTGCAAACAAGCAAATGGATTCCCTCCTGATGCAGACCCTTGACTCCATTACATTGTCCCCTCCGCCACAGAGCACAAAAGGAGGACGAGGCAGGCGGAACATTCAG ttggCAAGTGACAACTCTGGATCCAGTCAATTTGCTTCAGTGACAGCTCAGCCTCCAGCACTACCTAGTCATGGTTATCCTCTAGAAGTATTCAATGTGCCAGCTTCTTCACGGGTCAGCCCAG GTTTGCCTGGACCTTCTCAAGCTACACCATGGGGACAGCAACCTCCAGTACATACTCCACCTGGTTCAATGCCTCCAAGGCCAATGCTGGGCCCACAACCTCCCTTTGGACAACCCAATGTCTTTGGTAGTCAACCTGCTGCAGTCTGGAGCCAACCAGCCCCATTTGGAGCTGCACCTGCATCCTCCACTTGGGGGCAACCAACTTTAGCACCACCCAGTGTCTGGGGTCAGCCAGTTCAAGTCTACCCTTTTGGATCCAATCCATTTGCACCTTCACTTCCAATAGTGCAGTCCATTGCAGGTTTGACATCTGCTGTGGCATtgtctccacctccaccaccaccaagACCTGCCCCTCAAGCCAGCCCACAGGACACAGTAAAGCCACAAAGCAATGCTTTCACCGCCTTGGACCCACTGGGAGACAAAGAGaagaagagtgtcaaagagttgttTAAAGACTTCCAGATTGCCAAGCCCCCAGCTATTCCTGCTCGGAGGAGTGAGCAATCTACAGTCCCTGGCACATCTGGAGCTTTTGGCCAATATTTCACTAGTAAAGTGGGTGTTGCCCAAGAAATGGCTGATCATGATGACTTTGACATCAATCAAATCTCTCCTGTTGTGACAAATG aagTCCCAACAGCACTTCCTATACAAAGTGCACCAATGCAGAATGTGTTTCCAACTGTTGGTGATCCATTTGTTGCTCCTCCAACACCT gttgTCCCTGCTCAACAATCATCTGATCCATTTGGTGATCCCTTTGGAAACCCATTTGCGTAA
- the dab2 gene encoding disabled homolog 2 isoform X2: MANMSEPVEINTPSQSETSPTKASKKDKKRGSEKTEESLLARFKGDGVRYKAKIIGIDDVTDARGDQMCQDSMMKLKGIAIAARAQGHHKQRIWVTISLSGIKLIDEKTGVIEYEHTVNRISFIARDVTDNRAFGYVCGAEGQHQFFAIKTAQQAEALVVDLKDLFQLIYNLKKKEEAENRTQDDGKPTENGSPLLNFDDQVSQVKNGIDQMQLFGDMSTPPDIHSPVLASDNSGSSQFASVTAQPPALPSHGYPLEVFNVPASSRVSPGLPGPSQATPWGQQPPVHTPPGSMPPRPMLGPQPPFGQPNVFGSQPAAVWSQPAPFGAAPASSTWGQPTLAPPSVWGQPVQVYPFGSNPFAPSLPIVQSIAGLTSAVALSPPPPPPRPAPQASPQDTVKPQSNAFTALDPLGDKEKKSVKELFKDFQIAKPPAIPARRSEQSTVPGTSGAFGQYFTSKVGVAQEMADHDDFDINQISPVVTNEVPTALPIQSAPMQNVFPTVGDPFVAPPTPVVPAQQSSDPFGDPFGNPFA; encoded by the exons GATCTGAAAAAACTGAAGAATCTCTCTTGGCAAGATTTAAGGGTGATGGAGTTCGTTACAAAGCCAAAATAATTGGCATTGATGATGTGACAGATGCTAGAGGGGATCAAATGTGTCAGGATTCCATGATGAAACTGAAG GGAATAGCCATAGCTGCTCGTGCACAAGGGCACCACAAGCAGAGGATTTGGGTGACCATATCTCTATCAGGAATCAAACTAATCGATGAGAAGACTGGA gTTATTGAATACGAGCATACTGTGAACAGGATCTCCTTCATTGCTAGAGATGTCACAGACAACCGTGCATTTGGTTATGTTTGTGGTGCAGAAGGCCAGCATCAGTTTTTTGCCATCAAGACTGCCCAGCAG gctgAGGCACTAGTTGTGGATCTGAAGGATCTCTTCCAATTGATATACAACTTGAAAAAGAAGGAGGAAGCAGAGAATCGGACACAA GATGATGGCAAACCCACTGAG AATGGTAGTCCATTGCTGAATTTTGATGACCAGGTATCTCAAGTTAAAAAT ggtattGATCAGATGCAGCTGTTTGGAGACATGTCAACACCCCCTGATATCCACTCCCCAGTG ttggCAAGTGACAACTCTGGATCCAGTCAATTTGCTTCAGTGACAGCTCAGCCTCCAGCACTACCTAGTCATGGTTATCCTCTAGAAGTATTCAATGTGCCAGCTTCTTCACGGGTCAGCCCAG GTTTGCCTGGACCTTCTCAAGCTACACCATGGGGACAGCAACCTCCAGTACATACTCCACCTGGTTCAATGCCTCCAAGGCCAATGCTGGGCCCACAACCTCCCTTTGGACAACCCAATGTCTTTGGTAGTCAACCTGCTGCAGTCTGGAGCCAACCAGCCCCATTTGGAGCTGCACCTGCATCCTCCACTTGGGGGCAACCAACTTTAGCACCACCCAGTGTCTGGGGTCAGCCAGTTCAAGTCTACCCTTTTGGATCCAATCCATTTGCACCTTCACTTCCAATAGTGCAGTCCATTGCAGGTTTGACATCTGCTGTGGCATtgtctccacctccaccaccaccaagACCTGCCCCTCAAGCCAGCCCACAGGACACAGTAAAGCCACAAAGCAATGCTTTCACCGCCTTGGACCCACTGGGAGACAAAGAGaagaagagtgtcaaagagttgttTAAAGACTTCCAGATTGCCAAGCCCCCAGCTATTCCTGCTCGGAGGAGTGAGCAATCTACAGTCCCTGGCACATCTGGAGCTTTTGGCCAATATTTCACTAGTAAAGTGGGTGTTGCCCAAGAAATGGCTGATCATGATGACTTTGACATCAATCAAATCTCTCCTGTTGTGACAAATG aagTCCCAACAGCACTTCCTATACAAAGTGCACCAATGCAGAATGTGTTTCCAACTGTTGGTGATCCATTTGTTGCTCCTCCAACACCT gttgTCCCTGCTCAACAATCATCTGATCCATTTGGTGATCCCTTTGGAAACCCATTTGCGTAA